From the Lytechinus variegatus isolate NC3 chromosome 5, Lvar_3.0, whole genome shotgun sequence genome, the window aatgattcaaaggcgtttaattaaacattcacgcttgaatgaacatgtggaatgtgattagctctttttacgttattggaaaaaatgcaaattgtaactatggatatttgtcacaaacctccttgcatagttcatttgatttaatttttgtgaaaatcccgatgtttaatgcatcagtgagcacataatactcgaaaattatgcaaatgagaagaaagttcaaggccttggccccactctgtgccgcatcgaatggttattttggtgtgcgcaccttttggatagtgttactctgaagccatgtgcgaagtttcatgaaataactgttggcagaagtaacaaaaaccgtccatgaaacaaaccctcatttcaaaattttgacttcctccctcatagacttgtgtacattatgggtgcatatgtttacgaataagtaaccccttattcaatatggtggaactttttttcaaggctgtctttagcaatgtcgtttggcagtaatgtttatcaacctatgggcaaaattttgtgcaaaaatgaaatcgattcgtttatttatggatgagtgagcacgcatcaaagtgggaaaattggtattttcaatgtcacagacgcATTTTAAAGGATAATAAAGTGAGTATTGGGGGcgaattcggtttcaaatgtgactttaattgctgttgtttttatcatccatcatttctatcaccacatactttccgaattttaaacattttcatggctGAGTGAGCACAATCGAAAACTTAAGAattaatactctttatactgcataaatgtattcttttcctaacaatttctcaggatcagttgaatgtatggacaaatcagtggtagATCCAGAATTTTACAATAGGGGAAGGGGCGTATAATCGGGgaagccaccaacattttcaaattttaacatgatctaacaagttgtagaggatactaccataaacccctatgataatacgtcacaattcaggggccgctgaacggttttcaaagtggggggggggaggactgGGCCAAAAGTGAGGaggggggctgatcatgcaaaaaatcaaaatcgtgtggttatttttacatttttgtacatgcttttggaaaaaagttggggctgaagcccacccccccgcttccgcagcccctgcaatacattgtgtTCACTCAACccgaacatacgatatcaaaatctggtctgaagtggttgaatgatggatagtaaaacagtataacaccataaaattcacctgaaaacaacgtttgcccaactttgtatttcaacaaactgaaaaacgactcttgtgacttttaaaaatggtcatttttaattcaatctttaattactcatgcatgactcaaccgatcaatctcatttttccccaggagttgcttattGAGTGCAGAAAACcacctatgaaatatcatatctcaaactaattcggttcaaaagttacagcaatttgatttaggggggacttactttttttcttgtgtatagtATGAATGAGTGTTTTGCACTCTtcttagatcacatgatcatggtaaaatgtcatttggggtcaatggacataatattttataatcaatatgaatgttttcttttgtgaattgTTATTCAATAGgtgttttcaaagttagcactgctgctgtattgaatCGGGTAATGAATTAGGCGAGACTATCAGAGGCGTTTCACTCGTTTAAAAAcctattctcttttttgttttttgccccGATAGGTGAGCATTATTTATATAGCAAATGTCCTTGTGATCGTTCAGCAGATATTTCAAGCTTTAATACTGGTATCCAGTCCGTTGCAGGACATTATTGAGCGTAAGTAtctattaatttttcttttttctacaCATTTTGTGATTACATGAATTGCTTACCTGcttaaaatagaaaaagaaaaaaaaacaacctagAAGCTATTATGCCAAGTAACAGGTAACTGTATCTGATAGAAAAATGAATGTTTAATTTAAAATAGTCTGAACCAGCATACGAAAATGATGTATTATAGCCCTGTgaattaattttaatcaatCATTAAGCCGCCCCTTTCTCGGACATAATTGCCATGGCCCAATCAAATCTAGGGTTTACCAAATGATCTCATATTTAATAAAACTGGCATCCTCAAtatgcaaaaataatgaatttcattttttgagatTCTTAATTCTGACTTTCGTGATtctaaaattaaagaaaattgcCAAGTGGTCCCTACTAAGGCCTGTATGAGAAGAAAATAGACTTTAACTCCTAAAAGACTTTGTTCGGTAACAGAAAGGCTGGGCTCTCGAAAATGCAAATAGTAGTTCTGTCGTGCATCGAAGTTATCAATTCATCGTTTTCCTTTCTGTTCACAGTATCGTTTAATCTATCGAGTTATCCTGCCATGTGTATATCGTTCTTCAATTGTCTTCTCTTCTTGCGGAATTACAGGTTTGTTTTGGGggtagtgggggggggggctatgagATTGAAACAGCTAGTTTTGTTCGTGCTAGTCTTGTATTAAGACCCACTTTTCGATCAAAATCTCAATCAGGGTCTGCACCTGCAGACTAGGAGCATAATGCCCCTTGACACAATTAAGAAACAGAATAAAAGccaattgaaatgaatgaaataagagcCTCGGAAAGAGATGGTATCCATTTTTGCTTGTGAGaaacttttgaagaaaaaagtgcCCCCAAATATGGTGATGACTTTTGAccactttttttgcttgtcagaaatgATTGCCCTGCCTGGCGAGGTTTGTCAATTTCTGATGAGGAACCCTTGGTTAGGACATCAGCAATCCCTAGAGCAGGGTggttttcataaagctgttcgtaacttACGAATGACTGTACGCACGACTGATGACAATTTCTTGTTCTAAATGATATTCCTATATCATGGATATAGCACCttaagttgtgcgtaactttacgaacagctttatgaatcacCACCCAGAAGTCTCAACAGTTATAATCGAGAAGATAATagaacgaaagaaaaagaaaaaataggggCAATAGTGGAAGAAGGTGAagactgaaaaagaaaaaaagaagaaactttATGGATACACATTGAAGAGTTTGTAAAATGTTTCcagcatttttatattttttttcctttttctataGAGAAAACACAAGAGAATTATGGAAAGGAGACAGATATAAATTCAGCAATAAACCTACTCCACCGCATTCTTTGCTTGTaagtttgaacaataaaaacaatctaTATTTATACTAGAGGggtttaaaataaatccatgaaTAAATTTTGTGTCCAGTTGAACCATATAAATTGATAAGCTGTGAATTAATGTTAAAATGTAAATCTTGTGTGCGGTGGTAAAAATAACCCCAGCCAATGTGGATTTATGTAAAATCCattacattttgtttcattgtacATTGTTTGACTGCACATGACCGGTGAGCAACGGTTAACAATAGATGTGAAAGTGGAGGAGAAGCACGaacgttttttttatattgattgaGCCTgtctgaaaaataatgagaataatatttttttcagttctgAAAACGATGATCAATATCCAGGAAGTTATTGCAACAagtttttgttgaaaatataatttcctGTGGTATCACAAATACTAATTTCCGATTTTCAAGTTATTTTCAATGTATGTATTTGTAGTATCTGGCACAGAGAATGATAAGATTAACTGAAAAATTAACTAAACATGAGAAAAACCGTGCTGTCTTTTTTCAGATTTCATGTTTGAGTTTCTCAAGTCTCAGCATCGCTTATACATTCTGGGGTACGTATAAGACCTGACTCATTGTAAATTGCtgtatatttataattatgaaagTTAATAAGGACTGAGTCCACTCCATCATTCATTTGAGTAAATTGGGGAAAAGCAAGCTGgatctgaaaatttcatcaagatcggaCGAAAAATAAGAATAAGTCATCGTCTTCAGCTCGATCTTTACAAAACGGCAATATGCTCAGCAGTGTGTAAATGGGTTGCATGCATATAACACACACTCGTATTATATATACTTTCTTTCACTGACATTATTTTTTAGCGTTATGATTGTTGGATTATTCTTTTTACATAATGTATCAAATCCAACTTGAGGctagggtggacttgatctttacgaaagttgaaaatattcaataaaGTAAGTCAAATTAGCCAGTTACAAGAATTCACACAATCGACCTTAGTTCAATTATAGCCTAGTATTGTATCTACTCCAAAATATTTATGTATGATTTATACGAATTATGTTTTCTAGATGCTcaaaattatcataatgatcatcatgatcactattatcaccatcaccatcatcatcatcatcataacattCATCCTCATTgccgttatcatcatcatcatcattataatcgtcatcatcatcatcatcattacatgcATCCTCATTgccgttatcatcatcatcatcattatcatcatcatcattatcattgtcatcatcatcatcattatcatcatcatcaaacgtCATTGCCGTTATCATTTACCATTATATTCCCCTTCTTACTCGTAGGTTTCCTCGTGTTGCAGATAATATTGTGGATAATCATGTTTgctatcgtcatcatcatcagattTAATCTTATTGTTGCACTGATACAGCAATATTGGTAAGGGGGAAAAATCAATCTTACCTTTATTTCAAATGCTTTACTCCATTTTGTGTTGGTCGTACGTCATTCCTCTAAAATAGCCCTACGTCATTCCTTAAACACAAATAGTGTGCAGATATCTACATGCATGGTATACGGGATGCATCTTTTCATACAGTTTCAATAATAATTCTTCGCGTTAGGGCcacagaaaacatattttgctATAAAAAACTAATCCATTCTAGATGATTTCGTACTTTTTTCTTAGTTCTTATATTTTCCTACAATTATAGCCTATTTATTTCTTACCTTCTTGGACCTGTATTAGCACTGAGGTGGTCGTTGGGAATAAAGAATTCAGAAGCGAAGAGGCGACATGACTTGTAAAGGGGTTTAGTATcgttttaaaaatacaattttttagtAGTATGGTTTAACCAAAATAATCGGCGATCATCAAtctctttatcatgtttattattaaTTAATACAGGATGTATCTTTTTGGTATCGTGTTATTTATGGTGATCCAACAAATTCTCGCCAGGTTTGTTTTTCTTCGTCGAAACACTAACGGTGCACTGGTTATAAATAACAGGTTTGTAAACTaactgatattttttgttgGACCCCCACCATTTCATTGCGACTCGATAAACATATATCCACGGCATCTAAAGTCAACATCGAATTCATTTCTAAGTGAATGCATTCCAATATTTTCCATGAACTATGAACTACCCCTCCTCTGTATCAATTTTATAATGATCATGCCGGGAAGGGGTGGAAGGAGGAGGGGGTGGTCGTGAAATTTCGCCCAATTTTATAATTAgtcttcattatttatttattgttctATGGGGGTGTTGGGTCGTTACATAATGTCACAACCTCgatctcatttttttaaagtaatgaatacataattaagcaaaaaaaaaaccctcaaagATCGgctttgcttgtcaatttgtagttttgtattttgattgttgATTTATGATTTCATCAACTTATTAATGGGTTAATTCCTCTTCATTAAAGCCGGTGCATCAATTTATAGCTTGTATTCAATTCACTTCAAACTCTATTCTTAAAATTTTACCAAAGATCCGTCATTAAGTCGATATGCATCattaatcaatttctttttatctccTCCTTTTCCTAGACACCTCTTCCACATCATCatccatttcttctttttccttaaCATCATCGTCGGTCTCGTAGGAAGCCTTCTTCGCATAATCAAAGTCGCTGTCATCAGCATCCTACTCATCGGCCGAGTCGACCTGTGTCTGGCGCCTCGTGACTTTGAATGGGCAGATAAAGGTAATATTTAACCTTTATAATATCAATCTAATATCAAAGTCTGACTTCGGCGACCACCTCGTATgttttttaaaagtatttggGTGGGGTAcgagacaagaaaaaaaaggatcaagaaaaagaacaaacaaataaaatgggAAAGTAGATATGGGCatgtaaataaacatttttataaaaatatatttagaattaaaaagaattaaCGTCACCTATATGCATCTATATTTCACATTGTGATGGTTAAATATTTCTTTGTCTTCTCCACAAAAGGTTTTGGAGCATACCGCTCATTTCTTGAATTGGAAGTCAGCCTCACTCATCCTGTGGTCGTCACATTCTGCCATATACTCAACCAGTCAAGAAGCAGAGCCGTAGTCGAACCAGACAACGATGTCGAAAAACATGATATAGTTGTTGGATTTGAAGGGGACGTCGCTATCAaaggtatacatgtagattggtcAATTGCACATGACTTTTCTCTTAGCGTATCAaattaatttccattttttcatctttttccaAGATTATTTCCCACCTTATTATTTCAGCTACAGTTCTGTATAGAAAATGGGGtcattttgaattattattttttcgaaacaagaataaaaataatcatttttgtttcatataagACGATGGTTTCCCATGGTTAAGGttttcatattaattttttaaatacaaataataaagacTAAAACGCCCAGCCTTGGCACGCTAATGTTGCAATTTTATACATTTGTAAAGTTACATTCAACAGTCGTAATAATTAGTTTACTCAATTAACTTTATACTGGAGAATGTTAGTTCTTGGGCAACATTTATAAAATGATTATCAGTATTCTCATGGTGCAACATGAAAATCTAGATTTAACGAAAACATCATCTTAAAataaattgtcattattatacaCTGGAATGGATTCAGCGTGCAAATAATTAGTTTAGTTTTGCATTTTGGATGCTCCCATCTCATTACAGATATTTCAGCTTCGCAAAGTACAAAAGACAGGGTATATTCAAGCAGACGAGTACGAAACCGTTGGCTCAAAGCTTTGACCATGATTCGAAACAAACGACTGGTGTACGAAAGACTACACGAGCTCTCAGAAATCGGAGATGATAATTTGATCTTTACAAATCCTCAACATCTGACAGCAGCAATAGCGTAGAAACTGTGTGTGCGAGGGTTTGAGTGTGGGTGTCCCATCCctagtgtgtgtgggtggggggatgtatttacattttttataatgACTTTCACCCCTAAACAACATTTACATACTGTATTTATTGATATCTTCTTGTCATTATTCTAGTAAAGTGTTGtgtaagaatatttttttaatataatgatTTTTACAAGATAattgttatcatg encodes:
- the LOC121414927 gene encoding stimulated by retinoic acid gene 6 protein-like, producing the protein MVTSNVILDLLQLDSGSQEAQQFLVQYSSTVRFFLWALIKYMCIVVAGLVFYPLLVCITYSNFITDVIGLLFACNWFSMYIFIYTVCPVGSVIGLTNGLSYAPAVVSSSGLSAFFIWRFVKRFRNTSVSQSISPSMSDDDFKHTHYYERVKYLLLPAITWKRHMEPKGKLKQLIRLINPTFPGFRYSTRIICTVGLSLIVLYQVSIIYIANVLVIVQQIFQALILVSSPLQDIIELSFNLSSYPAMCISFFNCLLFLRNYRENTRELWKGDRYKFSNKPTPPHSLLISCLSFSSLSIAYTFWGFLVLQIILWIIMFAIVIIIRFNLIVALIQQYWMYLFGIVLFMVIQQILARFVFLRRNTNGALVINNRHLFHIIIHFFFFLNIIVGLVGSLLRIIKVAVISILLIGRVDLCLAPRDFEWADKGFGAYRSFLELEVSLTHPVVVTFCHILNQSRSRAVVEPDNDVEKHDIVVGFEGDVAIKDISASQSTKDRVYSSRRVRNRWLKALTMIRNKRLVYERLHELSEIGDDNLIFTNPQHLTAAIA